The following proteins are co-located in the Rippkaea orientalis PCC 8801 genome:
- a CDS encoding GAF domain-containing sensor histidine kinase, protein MSSFAPNFLTPSQDFVTLCQSQVTLLTQGLKADWSAIYLAQESEAGQQTDLIPLVFYPTKEDIWSSKNLKSLALPNSPEPLNKLPRLLLGKSSTVDPNGDQAILDSSRRFSQDPYRLVLPLIHTEIMVGLLVTERKNCPWQPEELTQVETIAKTLAIAGLLDRRQNWYQEQLRQQQGLKVQERDRLDDLFHQLRNPLTALRIFSKLLLKRLKSDEKSRSIVDSIIRESDHLQELIQAFEGDQDTVTLNAKASLSCASLPSATSRTLSPVNIKDVLDPLLISIKSIAQEKQIDLKADIPRDLPSVYANSQALREVLNNLIDNAIKYTPKGGQVRVELGLISIIDQKTYQGILIEDTGYGIPLEDQAHIFDRHYRGIQAEGDISGTGLGLAIVKDLVNQMEGIIEVFSPINAKQKKGTRFMVWLPLSQEGMQGKLI, encoded by the coding sequence ATGTCTTCTTTTGCACCCAACTTTTTAACCCCTAGCCAAGATTTTGTGACCCTGTGTCAATCACAAGTCACCCTCTTGACGCAAGGATTAAAAGCCGACTGGAGTGCCATTTATCTAGCGCAAGAAAGTGAAGCTGGACAACAGACAGATTTAATTCCTCTGGTCTTTTATCCCACCAAGGAGGATATCTGGTCAAGTAAAAATCTTAAGAGTTTAGCTTTACCGAATAGTCCAGAACCGCTTAATAAGTTACCTCGGTTACTTCTGGGTAAATCTTCTACCGTTGACCCCAATGGTGATCAAGCTATCCTTGATAGTAGTCGTCGGTTTTCTCAAGATCCCTATCGATTGGTTTTGCCTTTGATACACACAGAAATCATGGTAGGATTGTTAGTAACTGAGCGTAAAAATTGTCCTTGGCAACCTGAAGAGTTAACCCAAGTGGAAACGATTGCTAAAACCTTAGCGATCGCGGGTTTATTAGATCGTCGTCAAAATTGGTATCAAGAACAATTACGTCAGCAACAGGGTTTAAAAGTTCAAGAACGCGATCGCTTAGACGATCTTTTTCATCAATTGCGGAACCCTCTAACGGCGTTACGAATTTTTAGTAAATTGCTTTTAAAACGTCTTAAGTCAGATGAAAAAAGTCGATCAATTGTTGATAGTATTATCCGAGAAAGTGACCATTTACAAGAGTTAATTCAAGCCTTTGAAGGGGATCAAGATACCGTTACTCTCAATGCTAAAGCTAGTCTTTCTTGTGCTTCTTTACCTTCGGCAACATCCCGAACATTATCTCCCGTTAATATTAAAGACGTTTTAGACCCTTTATTAATCTCTATAAAATCCATTGCCCAAGAGAAACAAATTGATTTAAAAGCCGATATTCCTAGGGATTTACCGTCTGTTTATGCCAATAGTCAAGCCTTACGAGAAGTATTAAATAATTTGATTGATAATGCTATAAAATATACTCCAAAAGGAGGACAAGTTAGAGTCGAATTAGGCTTAATTTCAATCATTGATCAGAAGACTTATCAAGGAATTTTGATTGAGGATACGGGATATGGTATTCCCTTAGAAGATCAAGCACATATTTTTGATCGTCATTATCGCGGCATTCAAGCAGAAGGAGATATTTCTGGAACGGGTTTAGGGTTAGCTATTGTTAAAGATCTTGTTAATCAAATGGAGGGTATAATAGAAGTCTTTAGTCCAATTAATGCTAAACAAAAAAAAGGAACACGGTTTATGGTTTGGTTGCCGTTGTCTCAGGAGGGAATGCAGGGTAAGCTCATCTAA